Genomic segment of Vicinamibacteria bacterium:
CTCGTGGTCGACGTTTGGGAGCCCAAGGAAAAGAAGCTCATTTTCCGAGGAACGGCTACCGACACCGTGGACGCGAACCCCGAGAAGCTCGAGAAGAAGATCAACAAGATGGTGGAGAAAATGGTCAAGGAGTTCGACAAGAAGCTCGAGAAAGAGGCAAAGAAGAAGAAGTCTACCTGAACCAGGCCTGCGCGCTCCGGTTTTCCCAGTCACAGGCGCTAGCGTCGGCGCGACCCGCGATGCGTCCTTGCATGCAGAGCGGGTTCGCGCAGCTCGCCTCTGGACAACGAACCAATCGATTCGAGTCCAGCGCCTCACCTCCACAATACCGGTAAATTCTCGTTGTCGCCCCCGTAGTTTTACGAGTTCCGGCCTCCCCCAGCTTTCAGTAGGCTCCGGATCATGGGTGCGAATCGTCCCGAAGGGGTTTCGGGGCCCGGGACACACGAGCTTATGGAGCTACGTCCTCGTCCCGGTCGGACTTCATGATCTGGCTCGACCTCGCCATCCTGCTCGGATGCATCGTTATCGGCGCGAGGCTCGGGGGCATCGCGCTCGGAACCATTGCCGGCATCGGTCTGGTTGTTTTCGTTTTCGTTCTCGGGCTCCCCGCGGGCGAGCCGCCTTCCGAGGTTCTGGGCATGATCGTTGCGGTCGTGACCGCCGCGGCGGCGATGCAGGCCGCGGGAGGTCTCGACTATCTGGTGTCCATTGCGGACAAGCTGTTGCGCAAGCGGCCCCAATACATCACCTTCCTGGCCCCTCTCGTGACCTATGTCTTGATCGCGGCGTCCGGGACCCAGCATGTCATCTATGCCCTTCTTCCCGTCATCTCCGAAGTCTCGCGCAACGCCGACGTCCGGCCCGAACGGCCGCTCTCGATGAGCGTGATCGCGGCCCAGCACGGTCTCGTCGCGTCCCCGATCTCGGCGGCGACCGTGGCCATGCTCGGCGCCCTATCCGGGATGGAGGTGAGCCTTCCTCGCGTTCTCGCCACCGTGGTGCCGGCGACGCTCGTGGGCGTGCTCCTCGGCTCCCTCTCGGTCGCCTGGCGGGGGAAAGAGCTCTCCGAGGATCCCGAGTATCAAGCGCGGCTTCAACGGGGCGAGATTCAGCCGGCGGGGCGCCCCGGCGAGCTCGCCGGATCCGCGCTCGGCAAGGCGCGAGGCTCCATGCTCGCGTTCCTGTCGGCGATTGCCATCGTCGTGCTGCTCGGTCTCGTTCCCGCCCTTCGGCCCGGTGGTCTCGAGATGCCCCCAGCGATCATGATCGTGATGATCGCGACCGCGGGCGTGATCATGACGTTCTTCGGCGCCGGAGCCGAGGCCACGATCACGGGCTCGATCATGCGGGGCGGGCTCACCGCTTTCATCTCGATCCTCGGCATCGCCTGGCTCGGCTCCTCCT
This window contains:
- a CDS encoding anaerobic C4-dicarboxylate transporter family protein, which translates into the protein MIWLDLAILLGCIVIGARLGGIALGTIAGIGLVVFVFVLGLPAGEPPSEVLGMIVAVVTAAAAMQAAGGLDYLVSIADKLLRKRPQYITFLAPLVTYVLIAASGTQHVIYALLPVISEVSRNADVRPERPLSMSVIAAQHGLVASPISAATVAMLGALSGMEVSLPRVLATVVPATLVGVLLGSLSVAWRGKELSEDPEYQARLQRGEIQPAGRPGELAGSALGKARGSMLAFLSAIAIVVLLGLVPALRPGGLEMPPAIMIVMIATAGVIMTFFGAGAEATITGSIMRGGLTAFISILGIAWLGSSFFEGNRETIVSGLSGLIQQQPWLFALGLFVLSILLFSQAATVVTLMPVGAALGLPASLLLGVYPAVNGYFFLPTYGTVLAAVSLDSTGTTRIGKFLINHSFMRPGLVTTISATLVALVLSSLYSSLGGTS
- a CDS encoding DUF4136 domain-containing protein: LVVDVWEPKEKKLIFRGTATDTVDANPEKLEKKINKMVEKMVKEFDKKLEKEAKKKKST